A single Anomaloglossus baeobatrachus isolate aAnoBae1 unplaced genomic scaffold, aAnoBae1.hap1 Scaffold_3642, whole genome shotgun sequence DNA region contains:
- the ALDH6A1 gene encoding LOW QUALITY PROTEIN: methylmalonate-semialdehyde/malonate-semialdehyde dehydrogenase [acylating], mitochondrial (The sequence of the model RefSeq protein was modified relative to this genomic sequence to represent the inferred CDS: deleted 2 bases in 2 codons) produces the protein WATIHLPKLPLELLHLPCRGPKNHGVVMPDANKENTLNQLVGAAFGAAGQRCMALSTAVLVGEAKKWLPDLVEKAKKLQVNAGDQPGADVGPLISKEAKRRVCSLIDSGVKQGAALLLDGRSIKVKGYENGNFVGPTILANVTPDMTCYKEEIFGPVLVVLGADNLDEAIDIVNKNPYGNGTAIFTTNGATARKYAHLADVGQIGVNVPIPVPLPMFSFTGSRASFRGDTNFYGKQGILFYTQLKTVTSQWKEEDATLSSPAVVMPTMGR, from the exons TATGGGCCACAATCCACCTGCCAAAACTCCCTTTAGaactgctccatcttccatgcaggGGGCCAAAAAACCACGGTGTGGTGATGCCAGACGCTAATAAGGAGAATACGCTGAACCAGCTTGTTGGAGCAGCATTTGGGGCTGCAGGACAGCGCTGTATGGCTTTGTCAACCGCCGTTCTAGTCGGGGAGGCA AAGAAATGGCTGCCAGACTTGGTGGAAAAAGCAAAGAAACTGCAAGTGAATGCTG GTGATCAGCCTGGAGCAGATGTGGGGCCACTGATCAGTAAGGAGGCCAAGCGCAGAGTCTGCAGCCTGATTGACAGCGGGGTTAAGCAGGGTGCAGCACTTCTACTCGATGGCCGCAGCATCAAAGTGAAGGGCTATGAAAATGGCAACTTTGTGGGGCCTACCATTTTGGCCAACGTCACG CCAGACATGACCTGCTACAAGGAGGAGATTTTTGGGCCAGTGCTGGTGGTCCTTGGAGCTGACAATCTGGATGAAGCGATTGATATAGTCAATAAAAACCCTTATGGAAATGGCACAGCAATCTTTACCACAAATGGAGCTACAGCCCGGAAGTAC GCTCATCTAGCAGATGTGGGCCAG ATTGGAGTGAATGTGCCCATTCCGGTGCCGCTGCCAATGTTTTCTTTCACTGGATCCCGTGCCTCCTTCCGGGGGGACACTAACTTTTATGGCAAACAG GGGATTTTGTTTTACACCCAGTTAAAAACCGTGACCTCTCAGTGGAAAGAGGAGGATGCAACATTAAGCAGTCCGGCCGTGGTGATGCCCACCATGGGCCGCTAA